In uncultured Cohaesibacter sp., a genomic segment contains:
- a CDS encoding TolC family outer membrane protein, whose amino-acid sequence MAGLRTISLCAVTALLWNVQGASAENLSNALSLAYGNNPTLNAARAGLRATDESVPQALSGYRPTITGTGSAGRTWSESEYATGISRHNQVNTTSLGLQVQQILYRGNRTKNGVKQAEAAILAAREGLKSTEQSVLLQVATAYMDILQNQAILELRKQNVAFLEEQARSAKDRFAVGETINTDVNQAEASLAAAISMVHAAQANLTASQATYEQLVGKKPSTLVAGYSVDNLFPKALQPALDMGLTKHPSIISAKYNVDVADLGVKIAEGALLPTVTLTGAASRSFSNNINQTNISGATNSASITGALNIPLYSGGANHSKVRAAKETLGQARIQLDLARAQIRAGIMSAWASLQASIPSITAAQAQVKAARLATQGVIEEQKVGQRTLLDVLDSQETLITARISLVQAQRNRIVASFAMASATGNLSAENLKLKVQRYDPTTHYHAVRDKWVGLRTPDGR is encoded by the coding sequence GTGGCTGGGCTACGGACAATATCGCTATGTGCTGTAACTGCGCTGCTTTGGAACGTACAGGGTGCTTCGGCTGAGAATCTTTCCAATGCATTGTCTCTTGCTTATGGCAACAACCCTACGCTGAACGCGGCGCGCGCCGGTTTGCGCGCCACTGACGAGAGCGTGCCCCAGGCGTTGTCCGGCTATCGCCCGACGATCACCGGCACAGGCTCTGCGGGTCGCACTTGGTCGGAATCAGAATATGCAACCGGCATTTCAAGACACAATCAGGTCAACACGACCTCCCTTGGTCTTCAGGTTCAGCAGATCCTCTATCGCGGCAATCGTACCAAAAATGGGGTAAAGCAGGCCGAGGCAGCCATTCTTGCTGCGCGTGAAGGTCTCAAGTCGACTGAACAGTCCGTCCTTCTTCAGGTCGCAACGGCCTATATGGACATCCTTCAGAACCAGGCCATTCTTGAACTGCGCAAGCAGAATGTTGCCTTCCTTGAAGAACAGGCCCGGTCCGCAAAAGACAGATTCGCGGTTGGTGAAACCATCAACACAGACGTCAATCAGGCAGAAGCCAGCCTCGCAGCAGCCATCTCGATGGTGCATGCAGCGCAAGCCAATCTGACAGCCAGCCAGGCAACCTATGAGCAGCTTGTTGGCAAGAAGCCATCCACACTTGTCGCAGGCTATTCTGTCGACAACCTGTTCCCCAAGGCGTTGCAACCCGCTCTCGACATGGGGCTGACAAAACATCCATCCATCATCTCAGCCAAATACAACGTCGATGTAGCCGATCTTGGTGTCAAGATTGCCGAAGGTGCCTTGCTGCCAACCGTTACCTTGACCGGTGCAGCGTCCCGTTCCTTCTCGAACAACATCAATCAAACCAACATATCCGGCGCAACCAATAGCGCGTCTATCACCGGAGCGCTGAACATTCCGCTCTATTCCGGTGGTGCAAATCACTCTAAGGTCCGCGCAGCCAAGGAAACTCTTGGTCAAGCCCGTATTCAACTGGATCTTGCCCGCGCCCAGATCCGTGCAGGAATCATGTCCGCATGGGCCAGCCTTCAGGCCAGCATCCCCTCGATCACCGCAGCTCAGGCGCAGGTCAAGGCCGCTCGTCTGGCAACGCAGGGCGTGATTGAAGAGCAGAAGGTTGGACAACGCACGCTTCTTGATGTCCTCGACTCGCAAGAAACCCTCATCACGGCCAGAATCTCGCTTGTGCAGGCTCAGCGGAATCGTATTGTCGCTTCCTTTGCCATGGCATCTGCCACCGGCAACCTGTCTGCAGAGAATCTCAAGCTGAAGGTTCAGCGCTACGACCCGACCACGCATTACCATGCCGTGCGCGACAAATGGGTCGGCTTGCGCACCCCGGATGGCCGCTAG
- a CDS encoding protein-L-isoaspartate O-methyltransferase — protein sequence MSEFGKARQRMVDNQIRTTDVTSYPVLDAFLTVPREKFVPTPMRSLAYSDSDIRISDHRVMTQPSPLAKMLQLAAIKPDDIVLIIASGSGYTAALASRLSNTVVAVEPDEALAQTSETAISALGYDNVAVISCDPKEGVPSEGPYDVIFIDGAVEEVPQGLLDQLKDGGALVTAEGRDHMAEAVRILRNGDHFSRMPAFDTNAPLLAEFTRTPSFNL from the coding sequence ATGAGTGAATTTGGCAAAGCCCGACAGAGGATGGTCGACAATCAGATCCGCACCACTGACGTGACATCCTATCCTGTTCTGGATGCCTTTCTGACGGTTCCGCGTGAAAAGTTCGTTCCCACGCCAATGCGTTCGCTTGCCTATTCCGATTCCGACATTCGCATTTCGGACCATCGCGTGATGACCCAACCATCGCCGCTTGCCAAGATGCTGCAGCTGGCCGCCATCAAACCGGATGACATTGTCCTGATCATCGCCTCAGGCTCTGGATACACTGCAGCTCTCGCGTCCCGGCTGTCCAACACCGTCGTTGCCGTCGAGCCGGACGAAGCCCTTGCCCAGACTTCAGAAACAGCAATCTCCGCCCTTGGTTATGACAATGTCGCCGTGATCTCCTGCGATCCCAAGGAAGGCGTACCGTCCGAAGGCCCTTATGATGTGATCTTCATTGATGGGGCTGTCGAGGAGGTGCCGCAAGGCCTGCTTGATCAGCTCAAGGATGGCGGTGCACTGGTAACGGCCGAGGGCAGGGACCACATGGCGGAGGCGGTCAGGATCCTGCGAAACGGCGATCATTTCTCGCGCATGCCAGCCTTTGACACCAACGCCCCGCTGCTTGCAGAATTCACCAGAACGCCATCCTTCAATCTCTAG
- a CDS encoding GSCFA domain-containing protein, producing MTNPYHKIASFQLWRRAVSRVEPFDINPAVNPRFQISSTDRVATAGSCFAQHISRRIAKIGFNYYCPEYDNSLSAEESAKQNYGVFSARYGNIYTVQQLNQLFGEAVLGKEKHETVWKKGDAFFDPYRPNIFPQGFATELAVKEERGRHLAFVRQIFEQSDIFVFTLGLTEGWRSQVDGSVFPLAPGVAAGSFDSALHEFHNFTIDETRSELFEFLTNLKRFNPGVRVLLTVSPVPLIATFEDRHVLTSTVYSKSVLRVAAQEAYDAFPFVDYFPSYEIITGSPTGGMYFEDDMREINARGVSHAMRCFMAAYASAEGTPIPATSEADEQYFSEQKKASEIICDEEEIEKSLVSKLKFWSK from the coding sequence ATGACCAATCCCTACCACAAGATTGCCAGTTTTCAGCTTTGGCGCCGTGCCGTTTCCCGCGTCGAGCCCTTTGACATCAATCCTGCCGTCAATCCTCGCTTCCAGATTTCCAGCACCGACCGGGTCGCCACCGCAGGCAGTTGCTTTGCCCAGCACATTTCCCGGCGCATTGCAAAAATCGGCTTCAACTATTATTGCCCGGAGTATGACAACAGCCTCTCTGCAGAAGAGTCCGCAAAACAAAACTATGGCGTCTTTTCCGCCCGCTATGGCAACATCTATACGGTGCAGCAGCTCAATCAGCTTTTCGGCGAGGCGGTGCTGGGCAAAGAGAAACACGAAACCGTATGGAAAAAGGGGGACGCCTTTTTCGACCCCTACAGGCCGAACATCTTTCCGCAGGGCTTTGCAACAGAATTGGCCGTAAAGGAAGAAAGAGGCAGGCATCTTGCCTTCGTCCGACAGATTTTCGAACAGAGCGACATCTTTGTTTTCACATTGGGCCTGACGGAGGGCTGGCGCTCCCAGGTCGACGGCTCCGTATTCCCGCTAGCACCCGGTGTTGCGGCTGGCAGTTTCGATTCTGCGCTTCACGAGTTCCACAATTTCACCATTGATGAAACCCGTTCAGAGCTTTTTGAATTCCTGACCAATCTCAAGAGATTCAATCCCGGGGTGAGGGTGCTTCTCACCGTTTCGCCGGTGCCCCTCATCGCCACCTTCGAGGATCGCCATGTCCTGACGTCGACCGTTTACAGCAAATCGGTGTTGCGGGTCGCTGCGCAGGAAGCCTATGACGCATTCCCCTTTGTCGATTATTTCCCTTCCTATGAAATCATCACCGGCAGCCCGACCGGCGGGATGTATTTCGAGGATGACATGCGGGAAATCAACGCCCGAGGCGTTTCCCACGCCATGCGCTGCTTCATGGCAGCCTATGCTTCAGCTGAAGGCACTCCAATTCCCGCCACATCTGAGGCGGACGAGCAATATTTCTCAGAACAGAAAAAGGCTTCCGAGATCATTTGCGATGAAGAGGAAATAGAAAAATCTCTGGTCTCGAAACTGAAGTTCTGGAGCAAATAG
- a CDS encoding WcbI family polysaccharide biosynthesis putative acetyltransferase — protein sequence MKILVISNCSERAYKQIFSLFLPLHDVQSLNVSKLGSADLAQSDFEVFLTLQSHVDSLKSGLTAKQIETAKIIPLPNFHFSGFHPDTCYVLSTKRKNEQIPSAAGAYHSILAFTAFMRGKSADEALSLFRPETYDALGFLNEFERSKKALMQQFRACSLSMDARFINWTRKGVFMHTQNHPHLHCLHDVARAVCEVHFPDFQDYHHPLPDYLSDLMIYPCYPEVAERRGAVGSLLFKVSGRDKALPLEAFVRQTFEIYNRHGRRAIQISPAFQTRHDEVSAYIQGN from the coding sequence TTGAAAATACTCGTCATATCCAATTGCTCCGAGAGAGCCTACAAGCAGATTTTCTCCCTTTTTCTGCCTCTGCACGACGTCCAGTCCCTCAATGTCTCCAAGCTCGGCAGCGCAGATCTGGCGCAGTCGGATTTCGAGGTGTTTCTGACCCTTCAGAGCCATGTCGATAGTCTCAAATCCGGCCTGACAGCCAAACAGATAGAGACAGCCAAGATCATCCCGCTGCCCAATTTCCACTTTTCGGGCTTCCACCCCGACACCTGCTATGTGCTCTCGACCAAGCGCAAGAACGAACAAATCCCGTCTGCGGCCGGTGCCTATCATTCGATCCTGGCCTTCACTGCCTTCATGCGCGGAAAATCTGCAGACGAAGCGCTCTCACTCTTCAGGCCGGAAACCTACGATGCACTGGGCTTTCTCAACGAATTCGAGCGCAGCAAGAAGGCGCTTATGCAGCAGTTTCGCGCCTGTTCCCTTTCCATGGATGCCCGGTTCATCAACTGGACGAGAAAGGGCGTTTTCATGCATACCCAGAATCACCCGCATCTGCATTGTCTGCATGACGTCGCCAGAGCCGTTTGCGAAGTCCATTTCCCGGACTTTCAGGACTACCACCACCCGCTGCCCGACTATTTGTCAGACCTGATGATCTATCCATGTTATCCGGAGGTCGCCGAGCGCAGGGGAGCTGTCGGCAGCCTTTTGTTCAAGGTCTCTGGCCGGGACAAGGCACTGCCTCTTGAGGCATTCGTTCGCCAGACGTTTGAAATCTATAACAGGCACGGCCGCAGGGCGATACAGATAAGTCCGGCCTTTCAGACCCGACATGATGAAGTCTCTGCCTATATTCAGGGAAACTAG
- the cobD gene encoding threonine-phosphate decarboxylase CobD, with product MVASDDNIMMHGGDLSAAMNRYGGTREGWLDLSAGINHVSYPFDRERALDSIGALPTQGDLVECLAAARIAYNVPDEVSIVASPGTQSLIQSMPVLLGTNQSCLILGPTYSEHQRAMARAGVDVAMINELPKEFFPGDCLLVCNPNNPDGRTLEAELLVDLANRLHRQRGLLIVDEAFADVNPELSVMPHLAEMPNCVILRSFGKFFGLSGIRLGFLMGHEVQISKIRDMLGPWAVSTPALRVGTQALNDLEWQKDQREKLRVQAELMDKILDKRGLYIAGGTSLFRLVIKEDAKELHRKLAEMHIWTRIFDYRTDYIRFGIPIDQKSMTRFDEALGRVMHR from the coding sequence ATGGTTGCCAGTGACGACAATATTATGATGCACGGTGGCGATCTTTCCGCCGCGATGAATCGATATGGGGGAACGCGTGAAGGCTGGCTGGATCTGTCTGCCGGTATCAACCACGTGTCCTATCCATTTGACCGGGAACGCGCGCTTGATTCCATCGGTGCCTTGCCGACGCAAGGGGATCTGGTGGAGTGCCTCGCTGCTGCTCGCATAGCCTATAATGTGCCGGATGAAGTCTCGATTGTTGCCTCACCTGGTACACAGTCGCTCATCCAGTCGATGCCCGTTCTTTTGGGCACCAACCAGAGCTGCCTGATCCTTGGTCCAACCTATTCGGAACACCAGCGTGCCATGGCGCGGGCTGGCGTCGATGTGGCCATGATCAATGAGCTGCCAAAGGAATTCTTCCCCGGTGACTGTCTTCTGGTCTGCAACCCCAACAATCCGGACGGTCGCACGCTCGAGGCCGAGCTGCTGGTGGATCTTGCCAACAGGCTGCATCGCCAGCGCGGGCTGCTGATTGTTGATGAGGCCTTTGCCGACGTTAATCCAGAGCTGAGCGTAATGCCGCATCTGGCCGAAATGCCGAACTGTGTCATCCTGCGCTCATTCGGCAAGTTTTTTGGTCTGTCCGGTATTCGCCTTGGCTTCCTGATGGGCCACGAGGTCCAGATCAGCAAGATCCGCGACATGCTGGGGCCTTGGGCCGTGTCTACACCGGCGCTGCGTGTTGGAACGCAGGCTCTCAACGATCTGGAATGGCAGAAGGACCAGCGCGAGAAGCTCCGGGTGCAGGCCGAACTCATGGACAAGATCCTCGACAAGCGCGGCCTTTACATCGCCGGTGGCACGTCGCTGTTCCGCCTTGTCATAAAGGAAGATGCCAAGGAGTTGCACCGCAAACTGGCCGAAATGCACATCTGGACGCGCATCTTCGATTATCGCACGGACTATATCCGCTTTGGCATTCCGATCGACCAGAAGTCGATGACCCGGTTTGATGAAGCGCTCGGCAGGGTCATGCACCGGTGA
- the cbiB gene encoding adenosylcobinamide-phosphate synthase CbiB: MILSGGLFAVVVLLALILDGLFGEPDWIWARLPHPVVLFGKAISLLEKTFNHPRIQGAFSGRALGSLSMLLLVGVGAVGGTLVQVLLMSLGIVGWIIIAILASTLLAQKSLYDHVKRVEEDLAAGDLERARYSVSMIVGRDTTKLNGSGVARAAIESLAENYSDGIVAPLFWLVLFGLPGLICYKIINTGDSMIGHRNERYRYFGWAAARMDDVLNLIPARLTMLLLLFSPMRRSVARAGQSQPWERFFADASRHRSPNAGWPEGAMARRLDIALSGPRYYGGELVDEPFVNDTGRRAIGARDVHDALRLYVRASSVQFAFVAIIALNAAL; this comes from the coding sequence GTGATTCTGTCTGGCGGCCTGTTCGCTGTTGTTGTGCTTCTGGCCCTGATACTGGATGGATTGTTTGGCGAGCCGGATTGGATCTGGGCTCGCCTTCCTCATCCGGTGGTGCTTTTCGGCAAAGCGATTTCTCTTCTTGAAAAAACCTTCAATCACCCACGGATACAGGGCGCGTTCTCTGGTCGTGCGCTGGGAAGCCTCTCCATGCTGCTGCTCGTCGGTGTTGGTGCCGTTGGTGGGACGCTGGTGCAGGTATTGCTGATGTCGTTGGGCATCGTTGGTTGGATAATCATTGCCATTCTGGCTTCTACCCTTCTCGCTCAGAAAAGCCTGTATGACCATGTGAAGCGGGTTGAAGAGGATCTTGCCGCAGGCGATCTCGAAAGAGCCCGCTACTCCGTTTCCATGATCGTGGGGCGGGATACAACAAAGTTGAATGGATCCGGCGTGGCGCGGGCGGCTATCGAGAGTCTCGCGGAGAATTATTCCGATGGCATTGTGGCGCCGCTATTCTGGCTGGTGCTGTTCGGGCTGCCTGGTCTCATTTGCTACAAGATCATCAATACCGGCGACAGCATGATTGGCCATCGCAACGAGCGCTATCGCTATTTTGGCTGGGCAGCGGCGCGAATGGACGATGTGTTGAATCTGATCCCGGCGCGCCTCACGATGTTGTTGCTGCTGTTTTCGCCGATGCGGCGTTCCGTTGCGCGTGCGGGGCAATCGCAGCCGTGGGAGCGGTTCTTTGCGGATGCAAGCCGCCATCGCTCGCCCAATGCCGGTTGGCCGGAGGGTGCCATGGCTCGTCGGCTTGATATCGCCCTTTCCGGCCCACGTTATTATGGCGGAGAGCTCGTCGACGAGCCCTTTGTCAATGACACCGGTCGGCGCGCCATTGGTGCGCGGGATGTCCATGACGCGTTGCGCCTCTACGTCCGCGCGTCTTCGGTGCAATTCGCCTTTGTGGCGATCATTGCGTTGAACGCAGCACTCTAG
- the cobU gene encoding bifunctional adenosylcobinamide kinase/adenosylcobinamide-phosphate guanylyltransferase, with the protein MTIHSARTTLVVGGARSGKSSFAQKLCEDSSLSLFYVATSPVLPDDSEFAARIQKHKDDRGPRWTAIEEEIDITRVIREHDAPHNALLIDCATLWLNNLMYHALPLKEHIEALLEQLLVCQARVVLVSNEVGQGIVPTAPDVRAFRDYQGRLNQRLAETCERVVEVRFGLPVLLKPTDLPKLVL; encoded by the coding sequence ATGACAATTCATTCTGCGCGCACAACCCTCGTTGTCGGCGGCGCACGATCAGGCAAGAGCTCCTTCGCCCAGAAGCTCTGCGAAGACAGCTCCCTTTCTCTCTTCTACGTCGCAACATCTCCCGTTCTGCCGGATGATTCCGAATTTGCCGCCCGGATCCAGAAGCACAAGGATGACCGTGGACCGCGTTGGACGGCGATTGAAGAGGAAATAGACATCACCCGCGTGATCAGAGAGCACGACGCCCCTCACAACGCTCTGCTGATTGATTGCGCCACCCTGTGGCTCAACAACCTCATGTATCACGCCCTGCCACTCAAGGAGCACATTGAGGCTCTGCTGGAACAGCTCCTGGTCTGTCAGGCCCGTGTGGTTCTGGTATCCAACGAGGTGGGGCAGGGCATCGTTCCAACGGCGCCGGATGTCCGGGCCTTCCGGGACTATCAGGGTCGGCTCAATCAGCGACTGGCGGAGACATGCGAGAGGGTCGTCGAGGTTCGATTCGGCCTGCCGGTGCTCCTCAAGCCTACGGACCTGCCCAAACTGGTTCTCTGA
- a CDS encoding DUF6538 domain-containing protein translates to MDSAMGSMRETKYITKNRGVFYYTRTIPKDVRGLDHRPNPIQKSLKTKNADIAMSRRDVLADADERLWRSLRVTGKPFQSASDLAVAGNDLMELFGTERVPMKLPSLPNGKAGATLHEHYQEELKEIFAGPADDLLSRFESWLDTLPVDIADMYRGMMQNAQKVGSVAVNFDDPSQFVRASMGDYSQSDNENLKLSEALEEFFEKFAVAKMEGMSKAQEKNHRNPKKRAVARFIEQVGDVPLKSITRDQAILFKDHWLNLIHRPTQGAKPLTRSGALKELQDLSYIWQCYADEHNWLNKYGQRKENPFADLKKQFPAPQKTSPLDSTEARVTFSTATIRDKWLQGAGLTGTNEELRRILYTIVETGCGPQELLHLTAEKICLDHPIPHILIAPTLEGERRNRVKTNYRVRAVPLVAIALEAIKRHPEGFLRYYDKANSFSGAANKFLLDNGLRTKKTTVYSLRHEYTARLRQNAVPDHIQRHITGHAEDIHGKYGAFPDDPDFDDKLQELACWMEKVALPFDVNVV, encoded by the coding sequence ATGGATTCTGCCATGGGCAGCATGCGAGAAACAAAATACATCACCAAAAATCGTGGCGTGTTCTATTATACCCGAACTATTCCCAAAGATGTCCGTGGTCTCGACCACAGGCCCAATCCAATCCAGAAATCGCTTAAGACAAAGAATGCGGATATCGCCATGTCTCGCCGCGATGTTCTCGCCGATGCGGACGAACGTTTGTGGCGGTCTTTGCGCGTGACCGGAAAGCCCTTTCAAAGCGCCTCTGACCTCGCTGTGGCAGGAAATGACCTCATGGAGCTCTTTGGTACAGAAAGAGTGCCGATGAAGCTTCCCAGCCTGCCAAATGGCAAAGCTGGCGCCACCTTGCATGAACATTATCAAGAAGAGCTGAAAGAAATTTTTGCAGGGCCAGCTGATGACCTGCTGAGCAGATTCGAATCCTGGCTTGATACTTTACCGGTCGATATCGCGGATATGTATCGCGGTATGATGCAGAATGCGCAGAAGGTTGGTTCCGTTGCCGTAAATTTTGACGACCCATCCCAGTTTGTACGGGCTTCCATGGGGGACTACAGTCAGTCAGACAACGAGAATCTAAAGCTATCCGAAGCACTTGAAGAGTTCTTTGAAAAGTTTGCGGTAGCTAAGATGGAGGGGATGTCGAAAGCGCAGGAGAAGAACCACAGGAACCCCAAAAAGCGCGCTGTGGCAAGATTCATAGAACAGGTGGGAGATGTGCCGTTGAAAAGCATAACGCGCGATCAGGCCATTCTGTTCAAGGATCACTGGCTCAATTTGATCCATAGACCGACGCAGGGGGCAAAGCCACTCACCCGTTCCGGCGCGCTCAAAGAACTGCAGGACCTTTCCTATATATGGCAGTGTTATGCGGATGAGCATAACTGGTTGAACAAGTATGGCCAGCGGAAAGAAAACCCCTTCGCAGACCTGAAGAAGCAATTTCCGGCTCCGCAGAAGACTTCGCCACTCGATTCTACCGAAGCGCGCGTAACTTTCTCAACCGCGACAATAAGGGACAAATGGCTGCAGGGAGCCGGACTGACCGGAACCAACGAAGAGTTACGGCGAATTTTGTATACAATCGTCGAGACCGGCTGCGGACCCCAAGAGCTCCTTCATCTGACGGCCGAGAAAATCTGCCTCGACCATCCTATTCCTCACATCCTGATAGCCCCGACGTTGGAAGGCGAGCGTAGAAATAGAGTTAAAACCAATTACAGGGTTAGAGCTGTACCGTTGGTCGCTATTGCTTTGGAAGCGATCAAAAGGCACCCTGAAGGCTTTCTGCGCTATTACGACAAGGCCAATTCCTTCAGTGGGGCTGCAAATAAGTTCCTCTTGGACAACGGCCTTCGCACCAAGAAAACCACAGTATATTCCTTACGGCATGAATATACAGCACGATTGCGCCAAAATGCGGTGCCTGATCATATTCAGCGCCACATCACGGGGCATGCAGAAGATATTCATGGCAAATATGGTGCTTTTCCCGACGATCCTGATTTTGATGATAAATTGCAAGAGTTGGCATGCTGGATGGAAAAGGTCGCCCTGCCCTTCGACGTCAATGTGGTTTAG
- a CDS encoding antitoxin Xre/MbcA/ParS toxin-binding domain-containing protein: MVTPFDGGKQITSAQAFATRLGITQAELAKQTGIDRHAIYTRSGLFKLEEAVRPLMSILNLASEMTGSDQRAALWFKHQPIPGWAGKTAFELVSERKSDRVLAYLRSVQSGAYS, translated from the coding sequence ATGGTCACGCCATTCGATGGTGGTAAACAAATTACATCTGCACAAGCATTCGCGACGAGACTTGGCATCACTCAGGCCGAGTTGGCTAAGCAGACCGGCATTGATCGACATGCAATTTACACTCGATCGGGTTTGTTCAAACTCGAAGAAGCAGTTCGCCCATTAATGAGCATCCTCAACCTAGCAAGCGAGATGACTGGATCCGATCAGCGTGCGGCTCTTTGGTTTAAACATCAACCAATTCCTGGTTGGGCCGGAAAAACAGCGTTTGAGTTGGTGTCGGAGCGCAAATCTGACAGAGTTCTTGCCTATTTGAGGTCGGTCCAATCAGGTGCCTATTCATAA
- a CDS encoding HNH endonuclease yields the protein MKASSIKKYLKPNTILGRKSTFSNAFASALAPFDAYSDDAVAEAINDLGQDPNKDLYCVYCGKEAATWDHVFNRVVDGEFSGYGHRIRNLVPCCRACNERKGKKNWKTFLALINPEDIDQRIDRMERFLYDHSTPDDYEIIQRKAPEELRQFQKIRSEIFQLMAEADRLATLIREKATA from the coding sequence TTGAAGGCATCCAGTATTAAGAAGTACCTAAAGCCGAACACAATTCTGGGTCGAAAGAGCACCTTTTCGAACGCATTTGCATCAGCGCTTGCGCCGTTTGACGCATATTCGGATGATGCGGTCGCAGAAGCAATCAATGACCTCGGCCAAGACCCAAACAAAGACCTATACTGCGTCTATTGCGGGAAAGAAGCTGCAACATGGGATCATGTTTTCAATCGCGTTGTGGACGGTGAATTCTCAGGCTATGGGCACCGTATTCGCAACCTAGTTCCATGCTGTAGAGCGTGTAACGAGCGAAAAGGAAAGAAGAACTGGAAGACCTTTCTAGCACTCATAAATCCGGAAGATATAGATCAACGCATCGACCGAATGGAACGGTTTCTTTATGATCATTCAACACCTGATGACTACGAAATCATCCAGCGCAAAGCCCCGGAAGAACTTCGCCAATTCCAGAAAATCCGAAGCGAGATCTTCCAGCTTATGGCTGAGGCAGATCGACTAGCAACGTTAATTCGAGAAAAGGCAACTGCTTGA
- a CDS encoding ACT domain-containing protein, with product MLTVVPQTQRCENDGCHSYRHQENPGWPSRLREVKPSLDLLEEASKYFTLTLGQARAIIKEVATITAALMQEAVFSGWACLRTIGPFPFDTAGIVKPLIDPLSRNDIGVFVICTFDGEHVSIPPHKLDVAKKHLKAAGHSVLPALNEWRFVRSPVIWLLKMPRVE from the coding sequence ATGTTGACGGTCGTTCCCCAAACCCAAAGATGTGAAAATGACGGTTGCCACAGTTACCGACATCAGGAGAATCCAGGTTGGCCGTCAAGGTTGCGTGAAGTCAAACCTTCGCTCGATCTATTGGAAGAGGCTTCAAAGTACTTTACGCTGACGCTGGGACAAGCTCGCGCCATCATCAAGGAGGTGGCGACCATTACGGCGGCTCTGATGCAAGAAGCCGTGTTTTCAGGTTGGGCTTGCCTGCGCACTATTGGCCCTTTTCCTTTCGACACAGCAGGGATTGTCAAGCCCTTGATTGATCCGCTATCCAGAAACGATATCGGTGTCTTCGTCATTTGCACATTCGACGGCGAACACGTGTCGATCCCACCCCACAAACTTGACGTGGCAAAGAAACATCTTAAGGCCGCCGGGCACTCAGTGCTTCCTGCGCTTAACGAGTGGCGCTTCGTCCGCTCACCCGTTATCTGGTTACTGAAAATGCCGCGGGTTGAATGA
- the cas2e gene encoding type I-E CRISPR-associated endoribonuclease Cas2e, producing the protein MPATLVITRDVEMRYRGYLTSIMLELSAGVYLAPTMSAAVRERTWEVLSDWHMALGRGAIVMAWPDRKAAGGMVIQTLGDAPKEIVDADGVLLVRR; encoded by the coding sequence ATGCCGGCCACGCTCGTGATAACCCGCGATGTCGAAATGCGCTACAGAGGTTATCTGACCTCCATCATGCTGGAGCTTTCTGCAGGGGTCTATCTTGCGCCGACAATGTCTGCTGCAGTCAGGGAGCGGACGTGGGAAGTGCTGAGCGACTGGCATATGGCATTGGGCAGAGGGGCCATCGTCATGGCCTGGCCAGACCGCAAGGCTGCCGGCGGCATGGTCATCCAGACGCTCGGGGATGCCCCGAAGGAAATTGTCGATGCCGATGGCGTTTTGCTGGTTCGGCGTTGA